A genomic region of Brevibacillus sp. JNUCC-41 contains the following coding sequences:
- a CDS encoding ABC-three component system middle component 1 — translation MIEDIVKYFRGKKVFYEFENIDLNLLNYIFASPQQVFGISVLENEIDLITNWEKVSQEFAVRIQSQLKDTLYNLKWDMYLILVVETTIREIETCKQIENDRMFFKKFVISKDMKDFMKKLPIDLEIDNSEELHTFSDKEFLSELKKIISTEIVERIDFTIYENSSIEDVNYNVFLEPYTQKE, via the coding sequence ATGATTGAAGATATTGTTAAATATTTTAGGGGAAAGAAAGTTTTTTATGAATTTGAAAATATTGATTTAAATTTATTAAATTATATTTTTGCTTCTCCACAACAAGTATTTGGAATTTCGGTACTAGAAAATGAAATTGATTTAATAACAAATTGGGAAAAGGTAAGTCAGGAGTTTGCGGTTAGAATACAAAGCCAATTAAAAGATACATTATATAACTTAAAGTGGGACATGTATTTAATATTAGTTGTTGAGACAACTATTAGAGAAATAGAAACCTGCAAACAAATTGAAAATGATCGCATGTTCTTTAAAAAGTTTGTAATTTCAAAGGATATGAAGGATTTTATGAAAAAACTACCTATTGATCTGGAAATAGATAATTCAGAGGAGTTACATACTTTTTCTGATAAAGAATTTTTAAGTGAATTAAAGAAGATTATTTCAACTGAAATAGTAGAACGAATAGATTTTACTATATATGAAAATTCTTCTATAGAAGATGTAAACTATAATGTGTTTTTAGAACCATATACACAGAAGGAGTAA